The following DNA comes from bacterium.
CAAGGCCCTGGCCGTCAAAGGAGAGATCCAACTGGCAAGCCTGTAAAGGCTTCCAGCTGCCTGAGGGGTTTGAAAGGATGCTGGAAGGAATGGCCTCTGGGATCCAGGCCAGTCCCCAAAGATTTCATGGGTGGGCCCCAGGGCTTGCGCTTAAGTGTTTGAGAGGCCCTACGGGGGTGGGCCCAAGGTTTTTAGCCACAGGATCCAAATGATTTGGCCAAGTGTTCCTGAGAGTTCTCAAGTGATGGAAAGGTGCCATGGGATTGGTACCAGGGTTGATTCCTCTGAGTGCTTATGCTAATAGTGACCGGGCTTGAAGGGGTATCGGGCAGTGCGAATCGGAGTTATCTCGGACAGTCATTTGAAGGTTGTCCATGAAGATTTCATGTATGGTCTTAGGAAGGCATTCCATGGGGTGGATTTGATCTTCCATTGCGGAGACTGGGTCTCCAGAGCTGTCTTGGAGGCCATGGTCGGCCAGGGTTGGGAGGTCATAGGTGTGGCGGGGAACATGGATCCTCCTGAAGTATATTGTGAGGTTCCTGTGAAGAGGGAGTTGGAGTTGGAGCAAAGGAGAATCGGCCTGCTCCATGGATGGGGTGCGCCTGAGGGTATAGAGAAGAGAGTGATCGCGGCTTTTCCAGGGGTGGAGCTCATTGTGTTTGGTCATACCCACAGGCCACTTTGGACAAGGTTGGGAGATGTCTGGTTGTTCAATCCTGGTTCTGCGGCCGGATGGGGCAACCCTCAGGGCCCGACCGTGGGTATCTTGGACGTGGGAGAAGAGATCAGGGCCAGCATAGTGCCCCTGAGGGGGGAGGCTCAGTGAGCCAGCCCAGGGAAACTTCGGGAAAGATCTTGTGGGCGCCTTGGAGGGCCTGTTACGTACAGGAGAAGAAAAGAGGCGGCTGCGTGTTTTGTCAGGCCCTGGAAGAGGTGCAAGAATCTGAAAGCCTGGTACTTAGAGTGGCGAGGCGGGTGTTTGTCATGATGAACCGTTACCCCTATGCCCATGGCCACCTGCTGGTTTCCCCACTTAGGCATGTGCCGGATCTGGAAGGTCTCACCAGCGAGGAGGCTGCAGATCTCATGGAGGAGACCCGCTTGGCCACCAGGGTCCTGACCAGAGTCTTGAATCCCGAGGGTTTCAACGTGGGGATCAACCTGGGCAAGGTGGCTGGCGCAGGTTATGCGGGCCATCTCCATGTACACGTGGTGCCCAGATGGAACGGAGATCTGAACTTCATGCCCATTCTGGCCGACGTGAGGGTCATCTCCGAGCATCTTCAAGACACATATTTCAAGCTAAAGAGGGAGTTCACCAACTTAGGGAAGGAGGATCCCAAATGATGAGAGTCCTCCGGAGTGTTTTGTTGGTAGTGTTGATAGGTTTGATGCTGGTATTCGTGCTGCAAAACAGCTCGGAGCTGGTCAGGCCAGTGGAAATAAAACTGGACTTGTTCATAAAGGACCTCTCCCCGGGCCCCATCCCCCAATATGGGCTTGTACTGGGTGCTTTGCTGGCAGGAGTGCTGATAGGAGGGATTTGGGGGCTGCTTCAGCAGCTGGGGCTAAGATCAAGGCTGAGGGAAGCCAAGAAGCTGCTCAAAGAAAGGGAAAGCGAACTGGATTCATTGCGCAACCTGCCTGTGGTAGAGACTTCTTCACTTCCTGTTGGTTCCCAACCGGGGACAGGGCTGGGGAAGTGACCTGATGATCCTGGAACTCCTCATAGGGATTGCCGGATTGCTGGTGGGCTTGGGTTTGGGCCGGCTGGGATTGGGCCGGTCCATGAGGAGCTCTGGAGAGCAGCTTGCCCAGGAGGGGCTCGCCTATATACGTGGGGTGAATTTTCTGTTGGCCAAGCAACCCGAGCAGGCCATAGCCGAGTTCGTAAAGGCTGTGAAATTGAATTCCGAGACAGTGGAAGCCTACTTGGCCTTGGGTAACCTCTTTCGCAGCCAAGGGGATGCGGCTCGGGCAGCCAGGGTTCATCAGTCAATAACCTGTAGACCAGGTCTTCCCCAAAGAGTGCTGGTGCAGGCCTTGTACGAGCTGGGTCAGGACTACAAGGCCTGTGGGCTGCTGGAAAAGGCCAAGACAGCCCTGGAGGAAGCCCTGGGCAAAGACCCCAAGATGCTCCAGGGCTGGTTGTTGCTCCAGGAGGTGCAATCCGAACTGGGTCAATGGGAGGAGGCGCTCAAGAGTCAAGAAAAGATTTCCAAGCTGCAAAAGAAGGATGACTCAAGTGCGGTTGCCCACCTTTGGGCGGAGCTGGGCAAGGCCCAGCTGGGAAAAGGAGATCGCAAGGCAGCAAGGTCTTCCCTTAAGAAAGCCATATCCACCAATGAGCTTTGCCTGGAGGCTTATCTCTATCTTGGAGACCTTTATGCCGAGGAAGGGGCGGATCCCAAGGCAGTGGCCATGTGGAGGCGAATCCTGGATCTTGCTCCCGAGTTTACGTTTCTGGCCTATGACAGACTGGAACATGCTTTTTTCCGTATGGGGCAGGTCAGCGGGCTGGAGATGCTTCTTCGCAACCAAAAAGATACGGACCCTTTCTCTCGGCTTTACCTGGCCCGGCACCTGCGAAAAAAAGGAGAGTTGAAGGAGGCCACCCACATTCTTGAGAGTTTAATCCAGGAAAAACCCAACTGGTCAAAGGCCAGAAGAGAGCTGATTCAGATCTATGTGGACCAGGGCTTGCAGGAACAGGCCCTTGAGGAATGCAAGACTCTGGCTTTCTGTTGGGAGAGTGAAGGGCCTGGATTCAAGTGCTCGCAATGTGGGCACCAAAGCCATGAGCTTTCCTGGAGATGTCCAGGCTGCAAGAGGTGGGACACTTTGCGCCCACAGGAGGAATCAGATTGGCATGTCCGAGAGCAGGACTCAGCCCTGTCGGGAAGCTCGGTTCCTTCTGGACGGGAGCCTAGGCAGGTTGGCCAGAAACCTGAGAATGTTCGGGTTGGATGCTGAGCTCCTGGACAGCTCCCTCAGCACTCTTGTGACAGTGGCCATGGAACAAGGGAGATGCTTGATCACCAGGCGAGGCAAATCAAACCATAGCAAGTCCTGGCCGGTACCGGTAATGGAAATTTTGGATGAATCCCCTGAGGCACAGCTCATACAGGTCCTAAAGAGCCTTCCCCAGCCAGTGCCCAAGTCGAGGTGGTTTCGGCGCTGCCTTTTGTGTAACACCAGGCTCAAAGACATATCCAGAGAGGAAGCAGCTTTCAGGGTGCCTGATCATGTGGCATTGTCCCACGTGGATTTCAAGAATTGCACGGCTTGCGGCAGAATCTATTGGCCCGGTACCCACAGGGAAAACATGTTGAAAAATATGCAGAGATGGTGCCTGGAAGCCTGGGGGGTTGTTCCCCAGGATTGAGGGGCCTTTGCTGGAATCAGTAAGGCCTGAAGCCATATTGGGATGAGGTAGGACAGCTCTTTTGGAGTGTAAGTTTGGCGCGAGGATGCAAAAGTGGGTTATTTGCACTTAGAGTAAGAATAAGACCTCAATTTCACTAGATCTAAAAGGGCATATGGGTTTCCATGAGATTGCCTGAGAGGACTGGCTATGAGATACGCTGGTAAGGATTCTGCCTGGCATGGCCAGGAAGGAAATGCTTTGAGCCTTCCCGAGCGCGGGAGAAAAAATGCTGGGGACCCTCTGGAAGAGACAAGGGCTGCCCTGGCTTCTGCCAGAAGAAGGGAAAGCCGGCTTCTAAGGAGGTTGGGCCGCAAGGCCATGGAGGCCTTGGCAGAAGGCCGGTTTCTGAGTCCCAAGGACGGTCACATCAAGCTGATGATGGAGGATTTGACAAGGGTCCAATCCGAAATAGCCTGTCTTGTGGACAGGCTCAAACGGGCCAACCTGTCTCCTTTTTCAGAAAAGAACCTGTACCCTCCTCCACCAGGAAGCGATACTCACTTTCCGTTCAGCCGTTAAATTTGACTTCTTCCGGCCCATCCCGGCTAGGGCAGGACCTCTTCTCTTGTACAGGACTTTCACAGACAGATTTCGGGAATGGGTGTAATTGGTTGTTATCAAGGAGGAATCATGGATTAAGCTTGTAGAACCCACCTCTCCTCGAAGCTGTAGCCCAGGGCTACCGCAAACTTTTTACCCAAATCAGCTCAAAGCGGTTTTGGGTAAAATGTTCGGCCTTCCCTACTTGGATGCGGAGGCCCGCTTTTATGGGGAAGGCCATTTTGGGATTCCAGATGCTCCTTTCAACAGAGGCCACGGTACCTTAATCCTGCGGTTTCACATCGGGGTCTAGTTCGGCCGCATTCCTCATAAGCTGCTGTATTTCCCTGTGATAGGCAAGATACCTCTTCAGTGTCTTTTCGTTCTTTCCATACTTGGGATACTTCTCCAGGATCTCCTCGAACCCCTCCTCTGCCTCTTTTTCGGAGCGCATTTCCACGATTCGGTCAGTTATTATGTCTACAAGCCTGTCAGCATAGATCACTATGCGTTCCTCGATAGCCCTTGGAGTATAATCCTTGACCGGCAATCCCAGCTCCCTTGCTTCTTCCTCTGTCAATCCGCCGCGAATATGTTTCTCCATGATATCTTTTACTGTCACCGGGAGTCCCAGGCTCTCACCTATTTGCGCCCCGATCTTTCCGTGGTCTATTTGGTGGCTCCTTGCCTTGCCCAGGTCGTGGAAAAGTGCTCCCCGCCCGACCAGTTCCATGTCCATGGGTACCCCTGTCCTCTCGGCTATTTCAAGGGCCTTTCTCGCAACCCTGACAGAATGCTCTATGTCTTCATCCGAAACCCCTGCTCTTCTCAAAAGGTCAATGTCTCTGTCTTGGATGTTGTATATCATTAGTCCCTCCTTTTGTTGGCGATCATCTTTTCCCAAGGGCTAACATCTTTCAGTGGTTCCTAGGCTCCCATATGATTCCTGATCCCCGGGTAATCCCTCAAATGGAGATCACACCCGTCAGATATGCAGCCAGGCCCAGGCCCCCTGAACATAAGATGGCCATCACTATGCCCAGGCCTGCCCATTGGATGGCCAGGAATGTTGCCAGCCCAACAACTGTTCCAAACCAGTTCAAGCCACCTTCTGGCGGGAGAAGAACGTGCATTCCGAACCAGACTGCCAGGTTGAGCACGACCCCCACGACTGCGGCTGTGATACTGGAGAGTATTGATGTGAGCCTTGGATTTCCCCGTAGCCTCTCCATGTAAGGAGCGCCCATGAATATGAAGAAGAAAGAGGGGAGAAAGGTGAAGTAGGTGGCTGCAAGGGAGCTAAATACCGCAGCCGCCACAGGGGAAAAAGATCCCGGCATGTTCCATCCGGCCAGGAAACCAACGAACTGCACGACCATGATGAGAGGGCCCGGCGTGGTCTCCGCTAGCCCTAGGCCATCCATCATTTGGAGTCCGGTCAGCCACCCGTAGTGCTCCACCGCCTTCTGTGCCAGGTACGCCAATACCGCGTATGCCCCTCCGAACGTGAGAAATGCCGCCTGAGTGAAGAAGAGCCCAACGTCTTTCAGAACAGGCATCGATTCCAGTTTGGCCAGGATCAGCATTGGAAGTGCCCACAGAGCCCCGAAGCTCACAAGGAGGAGAAGCCCCCGGTTTCGGGAGGGGTTGATGTGGCATGCGAGGGGATCCTGGCAGATCTGAACCACCCCCTGTTCTGAGTCGACGGCCGTGTGCTGCCTCATTATCTGAAACCGTGTGGGAAGGAGGATTCCTCCCAACAGCCCCACTAGCCCGGCCCCTAAGACAATAGCGGGAAAGGGCAGCTTGAGTAAAAAGATACCTGCGAAGGAGAGGGCAGCCAGGGAAAACATGATGGGATTCTTTAGAGTTTTTTTCCCGATACGGATCACTGCAGCCAGCACTACTGCCATGACAGCGGGTTTGAGACCCGCGAAGATGGCAGCGATGCCGGGGACATTACCGTGGAGTACGTAGAGATAGCTCAACCCAAAAAGTATGAACATGGACGGTATGATGAAGAACGAGCCAGCGATGATGCCTCCGCGAATTCCGTGGAGCAGCCAGCCGATGTACGCAGCCAGTTGCTGTGCCTCCGGCCCGGGAAGTAGCATGCAGTAGTTGAGTGCGTTGAGAAAACGGCCCTCGCTCACCCAGCGCCTCTTTTCCACCAGTTCCTGGTGCATGATGGCGATCTGGCCGGTGGGACCGCCAAAATTGATGAAGCCCAGCTTAAGCCAGAATCTTACTGCCTGAGCGAACGATGGGTGTGGGATCTTCTCCTGCTGTCCGTTTTTGCGTTCCTCAGCCCTGTTTTCTGCCAGATCTTTCATCTTCCATTCCCTCCACGTCTTGTTCCTGTGGCGGGCAGTCCAATGATGATTCTCATTTCTGTTCTTCAAGGTCTTTTTCTCTCAGACAAAAGCTTCAGAAGACCTTCCCTCTTTTTGGCTTTCATCCCCAAGAGAAATACCGGAATCGCCCCGAGGAGCAGGGCCGATATTATCGTGAAACACACACCATAACCCCATGGGGCGATGAGCACTCCGGCCACAATTGGCCCTGAGGCATGACCGATGTCGAAGATGGTCCCAAAGGTCCCCATGGCAGTCCCCAGATGTTTCTCCTTGCAGAGATCCGCGACTAGCGCGGCAGCCGAAGAGGTCACGAAGGCTTCACCCAGTCCAAAAACAACCGCAGCCAGCAATAGGTTGGGAAAGCTCATAAGCATGGGAATGCATGCCAGGGAACTCGCGCATAGGATCATCCCCAACACAATCACCGGCTTCCGGCCATATTTGTCTGAGGTCTTTCCCATGAGAGGTTTGGAAAGGATCGTAGCCAGGACCTGGATCCCCCATAGAAGACCTGCCTGAAACTCATTTAGGCCTGCCACTGTGACTGCGTAGACCGGCAGGAAGGCCTCCAGCGCCCCCATGCTCATGTTCTGAAGCCCCTCCATGCTTGAGGCCAGAAGTACCCGCCTGTCGCTTATAACTTCCCGTATCCCTGAGGAGAACCTTCTGACATGACTTCGAAGGCTCCCCCCACCGCGTGCAGCATCCTCTCCCTTGAGAAACTTGAGTCCCAGGAGCAAGGAGCCTACCCCAAGGACACCGCTCAGGAGGTACACCGCGTGGAATTCTTCAATCCCCGGGGCCCCCGAGGAGGCCAGACCATAAAGCAACAGTCCTCCAACTGGCGCCCCCATAAGGTTCCCCGTGATGGTGAGGGAAGAGAACCACGAGAGCATCTCTCCCCTGCGGGTGCCGGCCACATCGGCGATGACCGCCATGGATACGGGCCCATAGACGGCTGTGGCGAACCCGTGGAAGAAACGAACGATCAGAAGTGGAGTGTAGTCCTGTACCAGGAGATAGGTAAAGGGCATGACCGCAAAGACCAAGAGGCCGGCGATCATGGTGCTTCGCCTTCCGATCAGGTCAGAAAGTGCCCCAGAAGGAAGCTTGAAGAAAATGCCTGTGATTGTGGAGATCCCTACTACCATCCCGATGGCCTCGGGCCCTGCCCCAAGATGAAGGGCGAAAAGTGGAAGCACAGGGGTCCTGGCCAGGGCGTAAGAGAACCTGGCCAGGAAGCCCACTGCGCTCAGGCCGATGATTGCGCGCCAAAGATCCATGCCATCTCCTACTTCGCAGGGACCTTTCGGTCGAAGTATATGCTCTTGCCGCTTATGTTGATGGGGATACCCATGGCCACCTCGGCCTGAATGTAGCCCAGTTCCCTGGCCGCAGCCCCCACCCGTTGTTGGACCCTGTTGTCCACATTGAGGAGCCCGGCAGTCTTGGCAGCAGAAACTAGGGCAGCGCCCATATCCATCATGCGCATGACACAGTGGGGACCCGTGTACCCCATCTCTTTCCGCCTCATCTGGCGCTGCTTGGTGAACTCCGCACAAGTGGAGAACCCACACCCTCCACAGTCATAGCCGGCCGCTGCGGATTCCTTGAGTCCAACGAGAAGAAGCGCCTGGGAGCCTTCGATATTCGCGGCATCCCTCAGCCAAAACGGTTCGTTGGTGCTCCTGGGCGCATGGGCCTTCATGGTCTCTGCTATGTTCTTGAGATCCTCCTCTTCCGTGATGGCCACGATCTCTAGGAAGTCCTTGCCTCCAGCCTTGGGGGCCGTCCTGGCCGATGCAGCCATCAAACCCACAACCATATGAGCTACCTCTTTCATGGCTCAACCTCCTTGTTTGAGAAAAAATAGTAACCATGGTTACAGTATATTTGAGGCCTGGGTCTTGTCAATTCCCAAAGGACTAATCTTTTTGTCTTGGCTTGTCATGGATCCAAGACCCATGGGCAGCCCGCCCGTATAGGGCTTGACAGCTACCTTATCCTGGCAAATATAACTACAGTTACTTATGCTATGACCGGGTCACAGGGGCTTTTTCAAGAAAGGACTCCCATGAAGTGGCTGATACTCGTGTACAGGTTGCCACGGTCCAAGACGACAGCGACCAAGGTCGGCACGTGGCGGAAGCTGAGGAAGCTGGGTGTATTCCCTTTGCAGGATTCTGTCTGCGTTCTGCCTAGTTCCGAGAAGACCCTCCACAGCTTGGATTGGCTGGCAGCAGAGTTGCGCGAGTTGGGAGGAGATGCTTCGCTGTGGGAAGCGGAGGCGCTGACCGAGTCTCAGGAAAGAGATCTCAGGGAGTATTTCCTAGAGCAGGTGAACATTCATTACAGGAAGATCATGGAGGAAGCGGCCAAGGCAGAGAGCATCCAGGAGATCAAGTCTCTCTGGATGCGATTTCACAGGATAAAGGATCAGGATCACTTGAAATCACCCCTTTCCATACAGGCCGAGGCAGCCTGCAAGGCGCGGGCAGCGGATCTGGCAAGAGAGGAGGAGCCAAAGTGAAGTGGGTCACATGGGAAAAAGTCGGCATCGATCGAATAGCCTGTGCGTGGCTAATTCGAAAGAGGATAGATCCTCACGCCGAGTTTCTTTTCATCAAGAGGGGAGAGGACTACAAGGGCCTTGACGCCATCCCCTTTGATATCCCAGGGGCCAATCTCAGTCACAAAAGGGGGAAGTGCTCCTTCAGCACCATCCTCAAGGAGTACGGCATCGAGGACAAGTTCTTGGAGCAGATTGCCAAGATCGTCAACGGAGCCGACACCTTGAGCGATCTGCTCCCACCGCCGGAATCAGCCGGTGTGGATCTGGTATGCCGAGGCCTGACTAAGACCTTGCACGACGATGCCAGGGCCCTTGAGATAGGTGGGGTGATCTTTGATGCTATTTACACACAGCTCGCCGAGGGAGGCTGAACCCATTGATCCCAAGCCGCTAAGCGATGAATCCAACCCCCTGGGGGTGCCTAGTGAGGTGTGAGCCTCGTGTCGTGAAGGGAAAATCCATGAGAAAATCAGAAAAGACTGTTATTACCCCGTCTGCCTTGAAGAGGTTGGTGCTTTTCTAATAAGGAAATACTCCTGGGAAAATAGGTGGGAGGAAGGAACAAAAAGCTTGGCCTGCCCTCACGAGGGGATCTGGGCCGGAAATGCAGGGTGGCAAAGTGAGGGGGGCTAGCTTGGCTGCGCTTGGGGGCGAGCTCGCCTTTACGGTTTGAGTGTAGATTGACTCTCTTGGGCCAGCTCGAAGGCAGGGGTGAGGCCGTGTAGACATGTGAGGCTTTCAAGCCATGGGCCCAGTTTGGCCACCCCAAAAGACACCTGCTGGGGCCCATGCCAGGCGACGGCCAAGCCATTGGCAACTACCTGAAAGTCCTACAAAAAGCAAACTACTCCAAGCTTTTTTACCCAAATCAGCTCAAAGCGGTTTTGGGTAAATTTGGATACAAGGGCTCCTATTTTTGCCTGTTTTGCCTTAGAGCCGACTGGGGTGGACCAAAGCCGCATGAGAAATGGCCCGTGCCAAAGGGCCTAAGAAAGAAATTGCCCGGCAAGGGTGGCTGGCTTTCAGAATCGCCCAGGGCAGCATGGCCGTATCCCCTGCTGCGGTCACGTCCCCACTCGAGCGAGGAGCTCCTCTACCAGCTCCCTGATCTTCTCTTTGGCTTCGGCGAGGGCCTCGCGGCCCTTGGGTGTGGCCAGGTAATATCTCCTCAGCTTGCCCTCCACCACCTCGCCGCGGCTTGCCAGGTATCCGTGCTCCTCCAGGCCGTGCAGAATGGGGTAAAGGGTCCCCGGGCTCAAGTTATACCCATGCCGGGCGAGTTCCTCCTTGATGCCCGTGCCATAGATGGGCCCCTCACAGGCGTGATGCAGGATGTGGATGCGCACAAACCCCAAGAAAAAGAACTGCAGCATACGACTCCCGCCGCCGTCTTCTCTACCTTTTCCGGTGACCATCTGGGATTCTCTCATATTAGTCCTCCCATCAATCCCAGGGCAACCAGCAGCAACAGACCTCCAACGATGATTTGCACGGCCCTCATGGTCACCTTCTTCATGAGACGCGTCCCCATGAAGGCCCCTGCGAATGCGGCCAGTGTAGTCAAAGCCACGATTCCTAGACCACCAGCCTCTTTGATCGACTGGAAGTGGTCCAGGAAGAAGGCCACCCCGTATGTTGCAAGACGCGTCACATCCACCACCACCGCGCATACAACACCGGTGGTGATAAAGGCTTCCTTTCCAAGCCCGCACTTCAGAAGCACTGCCGAACGCAACGCCCCCTGATGGCCCGAGAGCCCTCCGAAGAACCCCGAGAGTGCTCCGCCCAATGGGAGGTGCCTTTTATCCAGTCTGATCCGGGCCTCCAGGCTCGGGGCCAGCTCCAGAACAGCAAAGGCGGCGATGAGTGCGCCCAGGACCAGCTTCACAAGGGAGACCTGGAAGGTGCTCCCCGCCAACGTGTAGCTCCCAATCGCAGGGAAGTGCGCCAATGCGGTGAGAAGCCATGCGCCGGCTATTGCCGCCAGTGCTCCAGGAAGGGCGAAGCGAGCCACAACGCCCCAGTCCGCGCGGCGGCCCAGGAGCGCCAGCTTGAATAGGTTGTTGGCCAGGTGTACCACCCCGGTGGCGGCCACGGCCACCTCAACGGGAAAGAAGATGGCGAATGCTGGCATGAGAATGGTGCCCAGGCCAAATCCCGAGAAAAGGGTCAATCCGGATGCTGTCAGGGCCACCAGGGGCAGAAGCAATTGGGATAGGCTTAACATATGCAAGGGACCTTAATAAACGGATATAGATATCGTTTTACAATATCGGTATACGATATTATTTGACCCCTTTTCGACAGTCAAGCCCAGAGTGCCTTTTACTGCAGTGCTCTCTTACACCATCAGTATCTTTTACACTGCCCAAGGGAGAACAGATCCCGTTTCCAGAGGATCAGCCATTTGGGGTCTCTTTTACGATTCAGATTTTTTGTGCCCGGATCCCTGAGTAAACAGCCTTGCAGATTCCAGACACGCCGCCTTTGAGTCCTTGGGGGTTCTTGAAGCCCTCTGTGGCGCGGAGGCTTTCCAGGTAGGAGTCCGCATCCAGGAATGCCGCGGCCTCTTGGGATTCCCCGGTCACGATCTTGAAGAGCCAGCCCCCGCCGTATGGTTCTTGGTTTACCAAGGAGGGCTCCTCTTTGGCCTTGCCATTGTAATTTATCCTGCCCGAGAGCGGCGACTCGATGTACATTATTTTTGCCGTGATGGCAAAGGCCACGCTGGCGCCTTTCTCGACAGCCTCTCCATCCGAGGCCAGCCAGTCCAGTCCGTTGATACCCCCCAACAGGACCAGTGCAGGCTCGCTCAGGCCAAAGGTGAATGCCGAACCATCCCTCATCACCCAAAGACCCTGCTTGCCCTCATATTGACGGTCCTCGGGTATTTGCACGCGTTTTCCGAGGAATTTCTCGATAATGGCCATGGTTTTGTCCCTCCCCGGTTGCATTTTTCCGGTTATCCCAGAGGCCGCCTTGCGGGCAAAGCCACTCACACCAGTGTCTGCCCCAAAGCGCGGCTATATTGTTTCCTGAAGCTTTGGAGAATCTTGGGTAAAAAAACCAAAATACCAAGGGCCCAAGGAAAGGGCCAGCTTCCAGGAGAATAGCTGCCCCCCCCAGCTTCCCTTTGCCCGGATTTCCTTGATGATGCCTACAAAGAAAAAGAAGACAAAGGTTCCTACGATGATTCCTAAGGGATCTCCATGAAGGCCCCAGGACCCTAGAATCCTGCCTGCTCCATGAGCCTTGCCATACGCTCTGTACTAGGCCGGTTCCAGCTGGTGTGAGGCGAGCAACAGCCACGAAAACCACAATGAAGGCCAAGAAGATCCCGGCCTTTGGCCTGGTTTTTCTGGCTGTGTTGCCTGGTCTCATGAGATCACCCTGCGCCAGGCCTCCTGTATCAGGGTGTTTTCTGGAGCATTCTTAACCTTCTGGCTCAGGCTATTTCTTGAAAGATCAAGCCAGCAAGAGCTCCTTCTAGGGCTGCGGTTTGAGAGGGTCTAGATGACGGCATATGGCTTTCTCCAGCTCATCTTGGCCAATGTCTGACCCTTGTATCACCACCTCATCGCCAACCATAATGGCCGGGGCAGCGGGAAGGCCCGACTCCAAGTACTGGGGGCTCTGGTAATGAGCCCTGGGATTGGATCTCAGTTGGATCTCAATGGGGTACTTGACATCCAGCCTGGGGGCCATTTCCTTGAAATGGGTTCACGTTTTGCCACTTGGTTCGTTCAGAAAAAAAACTACCTTTAACATCTCATCCTCCTGTTTCAAGGCTTGCCCATGCAGGGCATTGTGATCCGGTTCAGAAACTGATCTGGCAGGATGTAGTCCAGGAATTTCACATGTATTCTATCCTTCTCAGCTGTGTCAAGAAAAAAACACCCCAATCTCCAACCACACAGGCAAAATTGCCTCTGGTAGAATAAGACACTCCACCTCGGGAACATCTCGAGGCTTAGGCCCATTGCTTGATCTGGCCTGTTGTCCTGGTTTGAGGCTTATTGAGACGGCAAAACAGATGAGCCGCATTCCCCAGGATCCCCATGGATCTTTTCCAGGGCGTGCGGTATGGCCGGGAGCAAAACCAAGAGGTTTTCCCTTACTGCCTTAGGACTTCCTGGGAGGTTCACCACTAAAGTCTTTTTCCTTAAGCCCACTAGGCCCCGAGAGAGCATGGCATGGGGTGTCTTGGACATGGAGGCCGAGCGCATGGCCTCTGCCATGCCAGGTATTTCCTTTTCCAGCAAAGGCCTTGTGGCCTCCGGTGTCACATCTCTTGGATGAACTCCGGTGCCACCTGTCGTGATGATCAGGTCCACTTCCTCTGTGTCAGCCCACTCTATTATGGCCTTCTGGATTTCAAACACCTCGTCCGGGACCACCCGGTAATGCTCAAGCCTTGCACCCAGAGGCTCAAGGAGTTCCCTTATGGCCGGAGCGCTCAGGTCCTCTCTGATGCCTGCAGCCCCACGGTCGCTGACCGTCAGAACCGCATATCTAAAAGAGCTCATCCGGGCCTCTCTTTTTCCACCTGGATCAGGTCTCCGGCCTTGACCACTCCGCCCCTTATCACCCTGGCG
Coding sequences within:
- a CDS encoding Chromate resistance protein ChrB, coding for MKWLILVYRLPRSKTTATKVGTWRKLRKLGVFPLQDSVCVLPSSEKTLHSLDWLAAELRELGGDASLWEAEALTESQERDLREYFLEQVNIHYRKIMEEAAKAESIQEIKSLWMRFHRIKDQDHLKSPLSIQAEAACKARAADLAREEEPK
- a CDS encoding DUF2148 domain-containing protein is translated as MKEVAHMVVGLMAASARTAPKAGGKDFLEIVAITEEEDLKNIAETMKAHAPRSTNEPFWLRDAANIEGSQALLLVGLKESAAAGYDCGGCGFSTCAEFTKQRQMRRKEMGYTGPHCVMRMMDMGAALVSAAKTAGLLNVDNRVQQRVGAAARELGYIQAEVAMGIPINISGKSIYFDRKVPAK
- a CDS encoding glycine cleavage system protein H (part of multienzyme complex composed of H, L, P, and T proteins which catalyzes oxidation of glycine to yield carbon dioxide, ammonia, 5,10-CH2-H4folate and a reduced pyridine nucleotide; protein H is involved in transfer of methylamine group from the P to T protein; covalently bound to a lipoyl cofactor) — encoded protein: MAIIEKFLGKRVQIPEDRQYEGKQGLWVMRDGSAFTFGLSEPALVLLGGINGLDWLASDGEAVEKGASVAFAITAKIMYIESPLSGRINYNGKAKEEPSLVNQEPYGGGWLFKIVTGESQEAAAFLDADSYLESLRATEGFKNPQGLKGGVSGICKAVYSGIRAQKI
- a CDS encoding chromate resistance protein ChrB domain-containing protein translates to MKWVTWEKVGIDRIACAWLIRKRIDPHAEFLFIKRGEDYKGLDAIPFDIPGANLSHKRGKCSFSTILKEYGIEDKFLEQIAKIVNGADTLSDLLPPPESAGVDLVCRGLTKTLHDDARALEIGGVIFDAIYTQLAEGG
- a CDS encoding PadR family transcriptional regulator, translating into MRESQMVTGKGREDGGGSRMLQFFFLGFVRIHILHHACEGPIYGTGIKEELARHGYNLSPGTLYPILHGLEEHGYLASRGEVVEGKLRRYYLATPKGREALAEAKEKIRELVEELLARVGT
- a CDS encoding sulfite exporter TauE/SafE family protein, which produces MLSLSQLLLPLVALTASGLTLFSGFGLGTILMPAFAIFFPVEVAVAATGVVHLANNLFKLALLGRRADWGVVARFALPGALAAIAGAWLLTALAHFPAIGSYTLAGSTFQVSLVKLVLGALIAAFAVLELAPSLEARIRLDKRHLPLGGALSGFFGGLSGHQGALRSAVLLKCGLGKEAFITTGVVCAVVVDVTRLATYGVAFFLDHFQSIKEAGGLGIVALTTLAAFAGAFMGTRLMKKVTMRAVQIIVGGLLLLVALGLMGGLI
- a CDS encoding NEPxGxxU family selenoprotein; translated protein: MLKVVFFLNEPSGKTUTHFKEMAPRLDVKYPIEIQLRSNPRAHYQSPQYLESGLPAAPAIMVGDEVVIQGSDIGQDELEKAICRHLDPLKPQP
- a CDS encoding MogA/MoaB family molybdenum cofactor biosynthesis protein, with protein sequence MSSFRYAVLTVSDRGAAGIREDLSAPAIRELLEPLGARLEHYRVVPDEVFEIQKAIIEWADTEEVDLIITTGGTGVHPRDVTPEATRPLLEKEIPGMAEAMRSASMSKTPHAMLSRGLVGLRKKTLVVNLPGSPKAVRENLLVLLPAIPHALEKIHGDPGECGSSVLPSQ